From Rhodamnia argentea isolate NSW1041297 chromosome 10, ASM2092103v1, whole genome shotgun sequence, a single genomic window includes:
- the LOC115732071 gene encoding calmodulin-binding protein 25-like, whose protein sequence is MASSSDPIASLDAPDFRPSFSVDPSWLLSRDAETLTMSLLRSLSEPEVPPTVATPNAFFFDPEPTGPAPASAASTFDRETARKRPRTAGPSRKKRKSRSSNRSQTTFIAADAANFRRMVQQVTGVTFGGPYALAPPVTKPEPQQRAGCRFPGGGGLLPSLDTPSSLLVGGVGVGGAEGPLCFPAPAAVAADGSSAGGLGFDSYACFPTLDSWKLI, encoded by the coding sequence ATGGCGTCTTCATCTGACCCCATCGCCAGCCTCGACGCCCCCGACTTCCGGCCCTCCTTCTCCGTCGACCCCAGCTGGCTCCTCTCTCGCGATGCTGAGACGCTCACCATGTCCCTTCTTCGATCTCTCTCCGAGCCCGAAGTGCCCCCCACAGTTGCGACCCCGAACGCCTTCTTCTTCGACCCCGAACCGACGGGACCCGCCCCCGCCTCCGCCGCCTCGACCTTCGACCGCGAGACGGCGCGGAAGCGACCAAGGACCGCGGGTCCCTCCCGCAAGAAGCGCAAGTCTCGCTCTTCGAACCGGTCCCAGACGACGTTCATCGCGGCGGACGCGGCCAACTTCCGCCGGATGGTGCAGCAGGTGACCGGCGTCACGTTCGGCGGGCCCTACGCTCTCGCGCCGCCGGTGACGAAGCCGGAGCCGCAGCAGAGAGCCGGTTGCCGCTTCCCCGGCGGCGGAGGTCTGCTGCCGAGTCTGGACACGCCGTCGTCGTTGTTGGTCGGTGGCGTTGGAGTCGGTGGCGCCGAGGGCCCACTCTGTTTCCCCGcgccggcggcggtggcggcagaTGGCAGCAGCGCCGGTGGGCTGGGCTTTGACTCGTACGCGTGCTTTCCCACTCTGGATTCGTGGAAACTCATCTGA
- the LOC115732100 gene encoding 50S ribosomal protein 5 alpha, chloroplastic yields MALLYCYSPLVAFSSPPPSPLFSPSSSSSLLLTAKAASRLHIKPIALPPNSFSAISYPNEKRGSLIVRADSNAEGAGPADGGEAPSQNKEEATPVDKLPLESKLQEKAEQKLRMKLAKKMRLRRKRLVRKRRLRKKGRWPPSKMKKLKNV; encoded by the exons ATGGCTCTGCTCTACTGCTACAGTCCCCTCGTCGCTTTCTCTTCGCCTCCTCCCTCTCCACTCTTCTCGCCATCCTCCTCGTCGTCTCTGCTACTCACTGCGAAAGCAG CTTCCCGGTTGCACATCAAACCAATCGCTCTGCCCCCAAATTCTTTCAGTGCAATTAGCTATCCAAATGAGAAGAGGGGTTCACTAATTGTGAGGGCTGATTCCAATGCCGAGGGAGCAGGGCCAGCTGATGGTGGTGAGGCTCCGTCGCAGAACAAGGAAGAGGCCACGCCAGTTGACAAGCTGCCCTTGGAGTCGAAGCTGCAGGAGAAGGCGGAACAGAAGTTGAggatgaaattggcgaagaagatGAGGCTCCGGAGGAAGCGGCTCGTTAGGAAGCGAAGGCTGAGGAAGAAGGGCCGATGGCCGCCTTCaaagatgaagaaattgaagaatgTCTGA